The following coding sequences lie in one Caldisericia bacterium genomic window:
- a CDS encoding HAD family hydrolase, whose product MLKVISLDLWDTIIEDREDLEEKRGEIRIKKLYEYLSPLNISYEEAKEAYNKMSEWLFSVQRKTLRSINTEKQICYFFKLFEMTINEVVLEDIKNVYETAIFDIPPPLIDGVEDFIKKLKDLKLKLCILSDAGRTPGWALREILKRFSLLDYFDKTFFSDEIGFVKPNKKNFQKILDEFNVEKKEVLHIGDNFEKDIIGAKNFGINYIHFTKGQEKKDNFSGKNFDEIYKIILENFSIEKSLF is encoded by the coding sequence TTGCTTAAAGTTATAAGTTTAGACCTCTGGGATACAATCATTGAAGATAGAGAAGACCTTGAGGAGAAGAGGGGAGAGATAAGAATAAAAAAATTATATGAATATCTCTCCCCTCTTAATATTTCATATGAAGAAGCAAAAGAAGCCTATAATAAGATGAGTGAGTGGCTTTTTTCAGTTCAGAGAAAAACTTTAAGAAGCATAAATACTGAAAAACAGATATGTTATTTTTTTAAACTGTTTGAAATGACAATAAATGAAGTTGTTTTAGAAGACATAAAAAATGTATATGAAACAGCAATTTTTGATATTCCTCCACCATTAATTGATGGAGTAGAAGATTTCATTAAAAAATTAAAAGATTTAAAATTAAAACTTTGCATTTTATCAGACGCTGGAAGAACTCCTGGATGGGCTTTAAGAGAAATCTTAAAAAGATTTTCTCTTTTAGATTATTTTGATAAAACATTTTTTTCAGATGAAATTGGTTTTGTTAAACCTAATAAGAAGAATTTCCAAAAAATTTTAGATGAGTTTAATGTTGAGAAAAAGGAAGTTTTACATATAGGGGATAATTTTGAAAAAGATATAATTGGGGCAAAAAATTTTGGGATAAATTATATTCATTTTACAAAAGGGCAAGAAAAGAAAGACAATTTTTCAGGTAAAAATTTTGATGAGATATACAAAATAATTTTGGAAAATTTTTCAATTGAAAAGAGTTTATTTTGA